The window GATGGCGCAATTCTGGAATGGCCGCGAAATCGCCATTGATTCCACCACGAGCGATCCGAACGCAAGCATCTTCCGCAGTGACGCAACGTCACAGGGGGCAGAGCAGTCGAAGGTTGTCCTCGAAGAGGGCGGGGAGCAGCTGGCAACGTTTGGTATCGATTCTACTCGCGGCGAAATCTTCCTCTCGGGCACTTCAAACTTGAATAGCGGTAGTGCAAAAATCTTCTTTGACTACTCGTTCACTGCTTTGATCGCCAAAGAGGTGCCTATTCGTGTGCTTGTCACTGCGGGCCCGGGTATTGCTGGTCCGCTCACCGTACCGGTGAAGAGCGAGTTTGGCTTTACGGTTCAGGAATTCGGGCAATACAGCAACGGCACATTTGACTGGCTTGTTGTGGCCCGCCGCGCTGGATATGAGGCAGGAGATAGTGCAGAAACAGCCCCCACCGCAACCCCAACCCCTGCACCAACCACTGAGCCTACTCCAACAGTAGAGCCAACCCCAGCGCCAGAAGTAAGCCCAGAGCCTTCTCCGGTGGCAACTCCAACCCCAGAGGCACCGGTAGCACCTTCACCAACTCCAGAAGTGAGCCCAACGCCAACGCCAGAAACAGCCCCCACCGCAACCCCAACCCCTGCACCAACCACTGAGCCTACTCCAACAGTAGAGCCAACCCCAGCGCCAGAAGTAAGCCCAGAGCCTTCTCCGGTGGCAACTCCAACCCCAGAGGCACCGGTAGCACCTTCACCAACTCCAGAAGTGAGCCCAACACCATAATATGAAATATCCCCATCACCCTGTTGCATATGTGCGCAAAGAACTCGATACTATAAGGGTAGTTTGCATATATTGCGTGTCTGCGTACGGACCGAATGCACCCGTGCGGAGGCGCACAATAGTGCGTATTTCATGAATATGTATGGCATGCCCGATGCAGTACTGACTGCGTCGGCTCCGCGCGTTGAGCGCGGGCAGGAAGAGGGGATATATCGCGCCATTGCAAAGTGGGCGGTACTTGTATTCGCGTTTCTGCTCCCGCTGTTTGTGCTTCCCGTGACAACGGCGGCAGTTGAGGCGAATAAATTCGTGTTGGTAGTGGTTGCGGCGAGTCTTGCGCTGATCGCATGGTTTTTAGGGATTGTGGTTTCTGGCACACTGCGTGTACGCATGTCTCCCGTTCTCACGATTCTTGCCGCGTTCATCGGTGCGGGGATTCTTGCGACGGTGTTTTCCGTGTCGCCAGAAAAGAGCTTATTTGGAAACGGCATCGGTTTCGCTGGCTCGCTGACGAGTATCATTGCGCTCTCCGCGTTGGCCTGTGTAGCATTGCATGTGTTTGACGATCGTGGGCGACGCCTTGCGCAAGTCTTTGGTGGGGGCGCGCTACTCGCGCTCATTATTGGGCTTCTGCAGTTGCTGGAGATTTATCTTTTGGGCGCCGCTGCGTTTAGCTCGCGTGCATTCAACACTGTTGGCTCAGTGAATGCGCTGGGTATGTTCGCGGCATTTTCACTGCCACTGTTTGCGAAGCTTCGCTTGCCGTTGCCTCGATTTGAAAAAGTAAACCTCGCAATGATTGGCGTGCTGGTGAGCTTGGCAATCTTGGTCATCCTAAACTGGTGGATCTTCTGGACCGCCGCCATTGCGGGCATGGTCGGCCTTATCATCTGGGACAGCGTTGCGTCATTGCGCATGGGCGCGCGCACATTTCGCATGGCGCACTTCCTCTTGCCCATGACGGTTGTCGTGTTGGGAGTATTTCTCCTTATTGTGAACTTTTCAGTCCCCGCGGTCCGTAACGCACTCCCTGTCGAAGTTGCTCCTTCGTTTAGCCTTTCGTGGGACGTCATGATGAAGACGTTCGGCAAGAACCTCATTTCCGGCTTTGGCCAGGAGAACTTCCTTCTTGCATTTGACCGTTTTGGCGCACAGCGCTTGGCGCAAACGACGCTTGGCGACATTCGCTTCCTCTCGGGTACTTCTGAAGCAATGACGATGATAGTAGAACAGGGAGCCGTGGGCATTTTGGCACTCGGTGCGATGGTGTGGATGCTAACACTCGCACTAGCGCGCATGGCGCGTCGGACGCAAAGCGACGAGGCAGTGCACGGTGCAGTGTTTAGCACGGCAGTCGCGATGCTTGTGGGCTTTTTCCTCTTCTCATTTGAGGGAACGTTGATGGGCACGTTCTTCCTTGTGTTGGCATTAGTGGCGCTTGCGGCGGCCGCAGATCGCGAAGAGCTCATTCATATTGAGGAGCGTCCAGCGTGGTCGCTTGCTGCTTCACTGGGCTTCATTACGGTTCTCATTAGCGTGCTAACTGGCGGATATTTTGTAGCATCTGCGTATACGGGCGATGTGCAATTCGCAAAAGCAGTACGCGTAACGGATAACACCGAGGCAAGTGAGCGCATGGCGCGAGCGCTAGCATGGGCGCCCGACACCGATCGCTACCTTCGTGCAATTGCACAGAGGCAACTCGCTATTATTGGGACGGAAATAAACGCTCCTGCTGGATCGCAAGACGCCGAGCGCCAAGCGCGCATTCAGACCGCGGTGAATAATGCTATTGGTGCAGCCCGACGTGCGACAGAAGCTGACTCTTCAGACTCACTGAACTGGTTTACGCTCGCAACAACCTACCAGCAGCTTTTGGGCGTGCTTGAAAACGCAGATGGTCTCGCAGAGGATGCTTATAAGAAAACGGCAGATTTACGTCCAGGAGATCCAACATTTAGCAACCAGCTTGGCACGATGTATCTGGCAAAAGCGGACTTGACGCGTCAACTTGCCCGCAGTGGGGGAGCAAACGCCGCACGCTTTAGTGCTGAGGCCGAAGCTTCGTTGATTAAGGCAGAGGAGCACTTCAAAAAAGCAATTGAGGTGTCTCCAAACTTTGGGCAGGCAATCTACAACCTTGGCGCAGTTTATGATCGTCAAGGAAAGGTGAAAGAGGCTGTTCGTGAGCTAGAACGTATTGCACCGGCGAATGCCAACAACGCGAGCATTCTCTTTGAGCTTGGGCTCTTGTACTATCGTGATGATCGCAAAAACGATGCTATCACTGCATTTGAGCGCGCAGTACTTATCTCCCCGGACTTCAGCAATGCGCGCTGGTATCTCGCGCTTATCTTAGAGGAGCAGAAGAGGCTTCCTGAAGCCATTGAACAAGTGAAGCGCATTCTGGCTCTTGAGGCGAATAAAGATAACAAGACGGTTCAGGATAAGCTTGCGCAACTTGAGCAAGGGCTAGCAACGATTGGGCCCGATGGGGCGCTTGACGAACAACCGCTGTAATGAACATCCCCCGCATTCGCATTTCACAGAAGGCAGCACTTGCATGGAGCGTCACGGGAGCATTTATTCTTGCTCTCGTGTACGCTCTCGCGGTGCCCACTGGCGGCATGCCGCGTGAGATTTCTATTGCGAAGGGTCTGGGCACTGACGCAATCGCCCGCACGCTTGAAAGTGCGGGCGTTGTGCGTTCGTCTCTCCTCTTTTCGCTTTTAGTGCGTGGATTGGGAGAGGACGGGAATTTGCGGGCTGGGCGCTACATCATTGACCCACGAGAAGAGAGCGCTTGGGATATCGCGCTAAAAATGGCAGCTGGGCGTGCAGAACCAGAAGATATCGGCGTATTAATTTATGAAGGTATGAATATCTGGGAGGTTGATCGCCAGTTGGCGGCGGCCGGCCTTATCACACGCGGCGCATTTGCAAAAGAGTGGTATCAAGAGGAGGGGACATTCTTTCCTGACACGTACCGTTTTCTTCCGGGGACAAGTGTTGCGGAGATGGGTCGCGTGATGCAGGAGAATTTCCGTGCCAAAGCAGGGTTCCCACGCGACGATACGCTTATCATTGCTTCCATGCTTGAGAAAGAGGGCAAGACGCAAGAGGAGCTTGAGCTGATCGCGGGCGTGATTCAAAACCGCATAAAACTCGGCATGCCACTCCAGCTAGACGCCACTGTCATCTACGGTGCCTGTATGCGCTCCTGGAAGGCCCAGGGGATGCGCGATATATGCGATGTGACCAATGTACCCGTTGGGCGTGAAACTGCCATAGATTCGCCGTATAACACGTATACGCGCAGAGGGCTTCCAGAGGGGCCCATTGCCAACCCGGGAGCTCTAGCAATTAAGGCGGCGGAGCATCCGAAGGCATCAAAATATTTATATTATCTCTCGCCACGCGACGGCAGTAGGGTTATTTTTACTGAAACGTATGCGGAGCATGTACGTAACCGTGCGAAGTATCTGGGGATTTAAAAGGGGCGCGTATCGCAAATTCCCACCCAAAGACTGAACATAGAGAAGCACACCGCAAGTCCTCTCTCTACCACGCGTCGAGCATCCTGCGAATGCTCGCGCTCCTACTCGCCCTCACCTTATACTAAGGAGCAATCCTTACCGTTCGGGCTGCGAGAGGGTAGAACCGAGGACTTGCGGTGTTCTTTTTTACTCGCAAAGAAGTTACTAAGGAGTGCATACAACCCAATACGCGAAGCATTTCGGAGCACGACGGTGCGAGAACTAGCTGCGCCGCCAGTAAGGCGGCGACAGCGTGCTGAGTCTTTGGGCGGTATGCACTCAATAAGAGGGCAAGCGCTTCTGGTCCCTTGCATTTTTGCAGGTTTTTTGTATACTTATAGGTAAGCCGTAGACAGCGGGCGTCCATCCTTTTTCGCATAAAGCGATGACGGATAAGTAAGACCCGCCGAGGAACACACTCTTCATAGAGTCTGCGGCTGCGCGCAGGCTTTTTTATTGGTCGAAGCGCGTAGCATAAACCGTAGTTTGTACCATGAAAACACGAACACAGAAGGCAACTGAGCTTTCCCTCTTAAAGGAGAAGCTCCCGAAAGCAACAATTCGTATCTTCACCACGTTTGCGCGTGATGGGGAAAAGGGATTGTCGGTTGCAGAGATGCAGCAACTCAAGCGTGCACTTCGTAAGATTGGGGCAGAGTTCCTGATTGCGAAGAAAAGCTTGGTTGATATCGCATCCCGCGACTTGAACTATGACGGCGTTGACGTCTTTGGCATGAACGGTTCCGTCGGAATCGCGCTTGCAGAGGGGGATCAATACGCTGTCGCACGAGAAATCTACAAGTTTGCCAAAGAACACGAAGCACTCAAGCTCTACAGTGCATGGGGTGATGGTTACATCACGCCAGAATTGCTCGCTGAAATGGCTACCATGCCATCACGCGAAGAGCTCGTTGTGCGCCTCTTGGGCATGCTCCAGTATCCGATTCGCTCGCTCGCTATGGTGCTCCAGCAGATTGCTGATAAGCAACCTGCCGCACCAGCTCCAGCGCCCGTAGCGGAACCGGCAGCTCCAGTAGTTGAAGAAGCCGCTCCTGCTCCGGATGTGTCAGCGGAAGCACCCGCAGAAACACCGGCAGAAGCACCTGCAGTAAGCGAAACGCCTGCTGCTGAATAACCACGTATGGACAAAGCAACATTTATTGAACACATTGAAAAGATGAGCGTCAGCGAGCTCAACGAGCTCGTCAAGGGGCTCGAAGAGAAGTTCGGTGTCTCCGCCGCGGCATTTGCCATGGCAGCACCAGCAGCAGGTGGCGCAGCAGCGGGTGAAGAGAAGGATTCCTTCACCGTGGTGCTCACCAATGCTGGCGAGCAGAAGATTCAGGTCATTAAAGTTCTCCGCGAATTGACCGGCCTCGGCCTCAAAGAAGTGAAGGACATGACCGACAACGTCCCTGCAACCGTCAAGGAAGAAGTGAAGAAAGCAGATGCAGAAGATATGAAGAAGAAATTGATGGATGCCGGCGCAACGGTAGACCTCAAATAAGTCACTACACAGGTAAGACATAAAGCCCCGCAAGGGGCTTTATGTATGGGGGCTTGTGTTAATACTTTATATGTTGTACAATATGCAGCTAGTTCCTTAAAGTGAAAAACACTTCGACGGCAGAAAAACTGCTGTTGGCATAGTGCTAAGGAGCACTCACGAGGTGACGTATGAAAAAGTTGTTGAGGCGCTTGTCTCAGATTCCGAGGAGTCTGATCGCCACATTTTGCTACACAGTACTCTTCGCCGCTGTGACGGTGAGCTGGAAGCCCGAAGACTTCAAATCGGCATTACATGGTCTCGCGCTCTTTAGCTTTGTCCTTCTCGCATTCTGCCTCTCGTTGTTTCGTGAGGTGGAAGAGCAGTTGTTCTTCGCGAAGAAACTGCTCTTCGGAATGGGCTATTACGAAATTCAGGCCGGGCTTGAGAAGCGCGCGAAAGAGCTGGATGAGGCGTACCGACAGATCATCGTCATCCAAAGGGGAGGCGTCGGGCTTGACATGAAGGCTCCTGCGGAGCTTGAGAAAGACCCTGAGCGCATGGCCAAATGGTATGCTGATTGCCACGCTGCCTGGGTTCACAAGGCTCAGGCCGAGGCTGCGGAGGCGAAGGAAACTTTCTGGGGGGTGATGAAGTTGGTCGCCGATTTTCGTGGGCAACCCCTTCCGAAATCCTACAAGGATCTTCTGCCGCCCAAGAACGCTGTGCCGGCCTACGACCCCGACTAGCGCCCATAACGGGCAACGCCAGTGAAGAGAGATCTTCACTGGCGTTTTCATTTTTACGCGTTCGTTTTTTACTGTACCTGCCAGACTTTTTGGTCGTCAGTCAGGTAGAAGAGTGAGCCGTTGGGGTGTACTGTTGCAGTAACTACGGCATGGTCTTCGGGGAAGGTGATGGTCTTAAAGAGAGAGCCACTCTTTTTATCTATAAGATAGAGGCGGTTGAGAACGGTGTCGAGGATATACACATAGGGGAGATCCACGCCCGTAAATAGCTGTGATGCAGGAGAGACGGGGAGGCCCGTGCTCACCTCTGCAGTGCGTTCACCTTTGTAGTAGGTGAGTAGGGTGCCCGTGGTGGTCACGGCGTAGATGTTGCCATCAATGGCGATATCTACCACGTCTGCAGGAAGTGCAGCGCCACTCTTGAGCCACGCACTTGCTGACCCCTTGCCTTGTGCGGCCCCTACAATGCGCATAATGGTGCCGTTTGCTACGCCGTAGAGATTGTCGCCAAATTGTTCAAGGTGTGCGAGTGATGTGGAGAGGGTGATGGGAGTAACGCTCTGGCCTTTCACTGCTGCCGCGCTGGTTCCTGCGATAACGGTATGTAGAGAATCGCTTCCCGTGAGCGCGGTTGCGTTAGCGGGGACGGTGATAGCGTCCGCAATGCTACCGGTACTGATCGCATTGAGCGTGCCTACGGTTTCTGTAGTTCGGTAGATATAGAGGCCATTCTGCGCGGCGATATGCCTAATTTTTGCCTCTTCTTTGCTGTTATCAAAAGCGAGCTGTGGTTCTGCTAACTTTGCTTGATCCAACGTGTTCAGTTCACTGAAAAGCTCGGAGCGCATTTCTTTTGCCGCGGGCGCGGCGTCCTCTTCGGTGAGAAATGGATTAAGAGCAACAAGTGAGGCGCCTAAAAGTGCGCGTGCTTCGGGGATCTGGTTCTGGCTCACTTTCGTCTTTGCGATCTTTACTTGGTTTCGTACATCGGCAATGACTGCTGCGAGGGCTTCTTCTTCTGCAGAAGGTGTTACGAGTGAGCGCACAAACAGTGTGCCGCCGACAATGACGGTAATCGTGAGCGCGAGGGCGATGGCGCGAGAGCGTGGGTTCAGGTCAGTGAGGCCAAGGCGTCGGAAAAATGCTACAAAAGGACTCTTTTTGCGGCCCAATGAAAACTCAGAGGGGATAATGCGCGGGATTGCTTCTTCTGCTCCGAGCGACGTTGGTTGTGCGATGGGAGGGGTCTCGTGTTGTTGGGGAGCCTGTGCAAAGCGGACCTGCTGTTGCTGTGGTTCGGGAACGAATGAAGGCGCTGGCGCCGTTATTTCGCGTATCTTTTGCACCGTAATGTAGAGTGCCGCGCAAGAAAACGTATCTTTCTGCTCACGAATAGCGGCGAGCTTTGCGATAAAGGCGTCTTTGTCGAGTTTATCGAAATCACTCTTCACGAAGCGTTCTCGCGTGGTGAGTGAGCGATTAGGGAAGAGCGCGAGGAGACGATCATGCTCCTGCACTTTGCCAGAGATAATATTTGAGAACTGGCTTCCGGTGCCGTCCGCGTCTTTTTCAAAATGCTCTACGTTATTGAGTACATCAACAATACCCCCT of the Candidatus Paceibacterota bacterium genome contains:
- a CDS encoding tetratricopeptide repeat protein, translating into MNMYGMPDAVLTASAPRVERGQEEGIYRAIAKWAVLVFAFLLPLFVLPVTTAAVEANKFVLVVVAASLALIAWFLGIVVSGTLRVRMSPVLTILAAFIGAGILATVFSVSPEKSLFGNGIGFAGSLTSIIALSALACVALHVFDDRGRRLAQVFGGGALLALIIGLLQLLEIYLLGAAAFSSRAFNTVGSVNALGMFAAFSLPLFAKLRLPLPRFEKVNLAMIGVLVSLAILVILNWWIFWTAAIAGMVGLIIWDSVASLRMGARTFRMAHFLLPMTVVVLGVFLLIVNFSVPAVRNALPVEVAPSFSLSWDVMMKTFGKNLISGFGQENFLLAFDRFGAQRLAQTTLGDIRFLSGTSEAMTMIVEQGAVGILALGAMVWMLTLALARMARRTQSDEAVHGAVFSTAVAMLVGFFLFSFEGTLMGTFFLVLALVALAAAADREELIHIEERPAWSLAASLGFITVLISVLTGGYFVASAYTGDVQFAKAVRVTDNTEASERMARALAWAPDTDRYLRAIAQRQLAIIGTEINAPAGSQDAERQARIQTAVNNAIGAARRATEADSSDSLNWFTLATTYQQLLGVLENADGLAEDAYKKTADLRPGDPTFSNQLGTMYLAKADLTRQLARSGGANAARFSAEAEASLIKAEEHFKKAIEVSPNFGQAIYNLGAVYDRQGKVKEAVRELERIAPANANNASILFELGLLYYRDDRKNDAITAFERAVLISPDFSNARWYLALILEEQKRLPEAIEQVKRILALEANKDNKTVQDKLAQLEQGLATIGPDGALDEQPL
- the mltG gene encoding endolytic transglycosylase MltG — encoded protein: MNIPRIRISQKAALAWSVTGAFILALVYALAVPTGGMPREISIAKGLGTDAIARTLESAGVVRSSLLFSLLVRGLGEDGNLRAGRYIIDPREESAWDIALKMAAGRAEPEDIGVLIYEGMNIWEVDRQLAAAGLITRGAFAKEWYQEEGTFFPDTYRFLPGTSVAEMGRVMQENFRAKAGFPRDDTLIIASMLEKEGKTQEELELIAGVIQNRIKLGMPLQLDATVIYGACMRSWKAQGMRDICDVTNVPVGRETAIDSPYNTYTRRGLPEGPIANPGALAIKAAEHPKASKYLYYLSPRDGSRVIFTETYAEHVRNRAKYLGI
- the rplJ gene encoding 50S ribosomal protein L10 — protein: MKTRTQKATELSLLKEKLPKATIRIFTTFARDGEKGLSVAEMQQLKRALRKIGAEFLIAKKSLVDIASRDLNYDGVDVFGMNGSVGIALAEGDQYAVAREIYKFAKEHEALKLYSAWGDGYITPELLAEMATMPSREELVVRLLGMLQYPIRSLAMVLQQIADKQPAAPAPAPVAEPAAPVVEEAAPAPDVSAEAPAETPAEAPAVSETPAAE
- the rplL gene encoding 50S ribosomal protein L7/L12 — its product is MDKATFIEHIEKMSVSELNELVKGLEEKFGVSAAAFAMAAPAAGGAAAGEEKDSFTVVLTNAGEQKIQVIKVLRELTGLGLKEVKDMTDNVPATVKEEVKKADAEDMKKKLMDAGATVDLK